Proteins found in one Halobaculum sp. MBLA0147 genomic segment:
- the purM gene encoding phosphoribosylformylglycinamidine cyclo-ligase yields MDGADGASDDGVSGDETTDHEAPGASANEGAPDETTDGESSEGLTYAAAGVDIAESEAATAALVDAVGGPGTDGDYAGLVEVGDHYLGLATDGVGTKLLVARALADYSTIGIDCIAMNVNDLVAAGVDPVAFVDYLAVEEPDDDVAAQIGAGLREGADRAGVSLLGGETAVMPDVITDLDLAGTCAGFTPQDAVFPGTAQPGDALVGWASTGIHSNGLTLAREAVTREHAYEDPCPFGDYDTLGEALLEPTAIYTDLLEPMRAHGVHAAAHVTGGGWTNLERLGTYRYEVTDPWPAQPVFEFVQEAGNVSDEEMHRTFNVGTGFVAALPADRAESLAADTDGRVIGRVTEGDAVAIRGLEL; encoded by the coding sequence ATGGACGGAGCCGACGGAGCGAGCGACGACGGGGTGAGTGGCGACGAGACGACGGATCACGAGGCGCCCGGCGCGAGTGCGAACGAGGGAGCACCCGACGAGACGACGGACGGAGAGTCGTCGGAGGGACTCACCTACGCGGCGGCGGGCGTCGACATCGCGGAGAGCGAGGCGGCGACGGCGGCGCTGGTCGACGCCGTCGGCGGACCGGGGACGGACGGCGACTACGCCGGCCTCGTGGAGGTCGGCGACCACTACCTCGGGCTCGCGACGGACGGCGTCGGGACGAAACTGCTCGTCGCTCGCGCGCTCGCCGACTACTCGACCATCGGCATCGACTGCATCGCGATGAACGTCAACGACCTCGTGGCGGCGGGCGTCGACCCGGTCGCGTTCGTCGACTACCTCGCCGTCGAGGAGCCAGACGACGACGTGGCCGCCCAGATCGGCGCGGGACTCCGCGAGGGTGCCGACCGCGCCGGCGTCTCGCTGCTCGGCGGCGAGACCGCCGTGATGCCGGACGTGATCACGGATCTGGACCTCGCGGGCACCTGCGCGGGGTTCACGCCGCAGGACGCCGTCTTCCCGGGCACGGCCCAGCCGGGCGACGCACTCGTCGGGTGGGCCTCGACGGGCATCCACTCGAACGGCCTCACGCTCGCCCGCGAGGCGGTCACCCGCGAGCACGCCTACGAGGACCCGTGTCCGTTCGGCGACTACGACACGCTCGGCGAGGCGCTCTTGGAGCCGACGGCGATCTACACGGATCTCTTGGAGCCGATGCGAGCCCACGGCGTCCACGCCGCCGCCCACGTCACCGGCGGTGGGTGGACGAACCTCGAGCGACTCGGCACGTACCGGTACGAGGTCACCGACCCGTGGCCCGCACAGCCGGTCTTCGAGTTCGTACAGGAGGCGGGGAACGTCTCCGACGAGGAGATGCACCGGACGTTCAACGTCGGGACCGGGTTCGTCGCCGCACTCCCCGCCGACCGCGCCGAGTCGCTGGCCGCCGATACGGACGGACGTGTGATCGGCCGCGTGACCGAAGGCGACGCGGTCGCGATCCGCGGGCTGGAGTTGTAG
- a CDS encoding Lrp/AsnC family transcriptional regulator, which produces MVSAFVMVKTATGEVEAVTDRIDEMAAVTETHVVAGDFDVIVEVETAEMYEVMETVASAIHDIAGVEETKTYVSMG; this is translated from the coding sequence ATGGTCAGCGCGTTCGTGATGGTGAAGACAGCCACCGGGGAGGTGGAGGCGGTGACGGATCGGATCGACGAGATGGCGGCGGTGACGGAGACCCACGTCGTCGCGGGTGACTTCGACGTGATCGTGGAGGTCGAGACCGCGGAGATGTACGAGGTGATGGAGACCGTCGCGAGCGCGATCCACGACATCGCGGGCGTCGAGGAGACCAAGACCTACGTCTCGATGGGGTAA
- a CDS encoding TrkA family potassium uptake protein, with protein MRFIVIGAGRVGLRTARVLREEGHDVTLVEADEDRAARAETDGFEVIVGDGSREDLLVEAGVESADAVGALTGDLNTNFAACLVAKHHGCRTVMRIDEDYREGIYQKYAEEVDEIVYPERLGAIGAKNALLGGNLRAIADVAEHLQVVLFTITDDTPMKGYNLSEVTLPSEARILAFGKAGESMGIPLPDDSLETGDRVAVLADFEVLGDVRQLLLGEGDETAETAVAVEGGGEA; from the coding sequence ATGCGATTCATCGTCATCGGGGCCGGACGGGTCGGCCTGCGGACGGCCCGCGTGTTGCGCGAGGAGGGACACGACGTGACCCTCGTGGAAGCCGACGAGGACCGGGCGGCCCGGGCCGAGACGGACGGGTTCGAGGTGATCGTCGGTGACGGCTCCCGCGAGGACCTGTTGGTCGAGGCGGGCGTCGAGTCGGCTGACGCCGTGGGTGCGCTCACGGGTGACCTGAACACCAACTTCGCGGCCTGTCTCGTCGCCAAACACCACGGCTGTCGCACCGTGATGCGCATCGACGAGGACTACCGCGAGGGCATCTACCAGAAGTACGCCGAGGAGGTCGACGAGATCGTCTACCCCGAGCGTCTCGGCGCCATCGGCGCGAAGAACGCCCTCCTGGGTGGGAACCTCCGTGCCATCGCTGACGTGGCCGAACACCTCCAGGTGGTCCTGTTCACCATCACCGACGACACCCCGATGAAGGGGTACAACCTCTCGGAGGTCACCCTCCCGTCGGAGGCCCGCATCCTCGCGTTCGGCAAGGCCGGCGAGTCGATGGGCATCCCACTGCCGGACGACTCTCTGGAGACGGGCGACCGCGTCGCCGTCCTGGCGGACTTCGAGGTGCTCGGTGACGTCCGCCAGCTCCTGTTGGGTGAGGGCGACGAGACGGCAGAGACCGCCGTCGCCGTCGAGGGAGGTGGTGAGGCGTGA
- a CDS encoding Lrp/AsnC family transcriptional regulator: protein MVKSNTGEADRVKEALADLEDVTEAHIVAGDVDFIAKVVTESPGDVKRVAAGAIQDIRGVERTQTYIAMD from the coding sequence ATGGTGAAGTCGAACACCGGCGAGGCCGACCGCGTGAAGGAGGCGCTGGCCGACCTGGAGGACGTGACGGAGGCGCACATCGTCGCGGGCGACGTGGACTTCATCGCGAAGGTCGTCACGGAGTCGCCCGGCGACGTGAAACGCGTCGCCGCCGGCGCGATCCAGGACATCCGCGGCGTCGAGCGGACCCAGACGTACATCGCGATGGACTAA
- a CDS encoding methyltransferase domain-containing protein — protein sequence MTRSVGSWDDGEPVPRSEPMRAVYDEAYLTVPNWDVGYPQAPFRWLTERGLVRSPVLDLGCGTGELSIYLARLGYEVLGIDISGRAVAEARRRAAGRGVDTPFLRLDALALGTLVESGFQFRTVLDSATFHVFDTWERDRLAETLTDLVPRDGLFCVLGDRRSAPRPTYGITPEEVTRRFQRAGAWERLFAYETGFQRRWGSSPAYFVGLRRL from the coding sequence GTGACACGGAGTGTCGGGTCGTGGGACGACGGTGAGCCCGTCCCGCGGTCGGAGCCGATGCGGGCCGTCTACGACGAGGCGTACCTGACGGTGCCCAACTGGGACGTGGGCTACCCACAGGCGCCGTTCCGGTGGCTGACCGAACGGGGGCTGGTCCGCTCGCCCGTCCTCGACCTGGGGTGTGGCACCGGCGAGCTGTCGATTTACCTCGCACGCCTGGGGTACGAGGTGCTCGGGATCGACATCTCCGGACGTGCGGTCGCGGAGGCGCGCCGCCGTGCCGCCGGTCGCGGGGTCGACACCCCGTTCCTGCGGTTGGACGCGCTCGCGCTCGGCACGCTCGTCGAGAGCGGGTTCCAGTTCCGGACCGTGTTGGACTCCGCGACGTTCCACGTGTTCGACACCTGGGAGCGGGACCGGTTGGCGGAGACACTCACCGACCTCGTCCCGCGCGACGGGCTGTTCTGTGTCCTCGGGGACCGGCGGTCGGCACCGCGGCCGACGTACGGGATCACACCCGAGGAGGTGACGCGTCGGTTCCAGCGTGCAGGTGCGTGGGAGCGACTGTTCGCCTACGAGACCGGGTTCCAGCGGCGGTGGGGGAGTTCCCCGGCGTACTTCGTCGGACTCCGACGGCTGTGA
- a CDS encoding DEAD/DEAH box helicase, with amino-acid sequence MTDAGVAEGMDAFAALGEPVRSALSDRGFTTPTEPQRRAIPPLVDGDHGLVVAPTGTGKTETAMLPVFDALAADPPDGMGALYVTPLRALNRDMRERLEWWGETLELDVQVRHGDTSDYQRQRQAEDPPDVLVTTPETLQAMLTGSKLRTALADVRHLVIDEVHELAASKRGAQLTVAMERLRALADDYQRIGLSATVGDPAEVGRFLTGARGCTIVEIDAGSDVAFDVVSPEVTEADEALAGELATDAEIASHVRLIRDLVADHESTLIFVNTRQTAEALGSRFKALDEPIEVHHGSLSKEARIDVEDRFKDGEIDGLVCTSSMELGIDVGRVDHVVQYNSPREVTRLLQRVGRAGHRRDEVSTGTIVTDHPDDTLEALAIARRAVAGEVETAGIHHGSLDVVANQVVGIVMDREDGVDARAAYELVTDAYPFRELAPAQFREVVRELDGNRVVWLDEERDRIETSGGTWQYFYRNLSMIPDEETYEVYDISARRQVGTLDERFVVNFAEPGEAFIQRGEMWRINDVDDEEARVNVAPIEDPAGEVPSWTGQEIPVPAGVANEVGEMRSVAAPQFERGAATETVAREFTARYPTDEHTAAVGLEQIQRHAAAGAPVPTANRLVVEGRGREIVVNSPYGHEVNRTLGRLLSALIGQRTGSSVGMEADPYRVELEVPSRTDPGTVIEILEETDPNHVEGLLELALKNSDTLKFTLAHVAAKFGALKRYDADRRFGGDRLLAALEDTPVFDEAVREVFHTELATAETAALLERIQSGDVDVAAARDHTPIGTGGRSSGRELLVPENADASVIETLKDRVLSDRVILLCVHCTEWRSERTVGSVSDEPTCPACGSTRIAALNPWDDETVAAVRADEKDDEQHRRTQRAHRAANLVQAHGQQAVIALAARGVGPTNAARVIGKLREDEDEFYRDLLEQERQYARTQQFW; translated from the coding sequence ATGACAGACGCGGGTGTCGCCGAGGGGATGGACGCCTTCGCCGCGCTGGGGGAGCCGGTCCGGTCGGCGCTGTCGGACCGGGGGTTCACGACGCCGACGGAGCCACAGCGGCGCGCCATCCCACCGCTCGTCGACGGGGACCACGGGCTCGTCGTCGCCCCGACGGGAACCGGGAAGACGGAGACGGCGATGCTCCCGGTGTTCGACGCACTCGCCGCCGACCCGCCCGACGGGATGGGGGCGCTGTACGTCACCCCGCTGCGGGCGTTGAACCGCGACATGCGCGAGCGACTGGAGTGGTGGGGCGAGACCTTAGAGCTGGACGTACAGGTGCGACACGGCGACACCTCCGACTACCAGCGGCAACGGCAGGCGGAGGACCCGCCGGACGTGCTCGTCACGACGCCGGAGACGCTGCAGGCGATGCTCACGGGGTCGAAGCTCCGGACCGCGCTGGCGGACGTACGCCACCTCGTGATCGACGAGGTCCACGAACTCGCCGCCTCGAAGCGCGGCGCACAACTCACGGTGGCGATGGAGCGACTCCGAGCGCTGGCCGACGACTACCAGCGGATCGGCCTCTCCGCGACCGTCGGCGACCCCGCGGAGGTGGGGCGGTTCCTCACCGGCGCACGTGGTTGTACGATCGTCGAGATCGACGCCGGCAGCGACGTGGCGTTCGACGTGGTGTCACCCGAGGTGACCGAGGCCGACGAGGCGCTGGCGGGGGAGTTGGCGACGGACGCGGAGATCGCCAGCCACGTCCGACTGATCCGTGACTTGGTCGCGGACCACGAGTCGACGCTGATCTTCGTCAACACGCGCCAGACGGCGGAGGCGCTGGGATCGCGGTTCAAGGCCCTCGACGAGCCGATCGAGGTCCACCACGGCTCGCTGTCGAAGGAGGCGCGGATCGACGTGGAAGACCGGTTCAAGGACGGCGAGATCGACGGGCTGGTGTGTACCTCCTCGATGGAACTCGGGATCGACGTGGGACGGGTCGACCACGTCGTCCAGTACAACTCCCCGCGGGAGGTGACGCGACTGCTCCAGCGCGTCGGGCGTGCGGGCCACCGCCGTGACGAGGTGTCCACCGGGACGATCGTCACGGACCACCCGGACGACACGCTGGAGGCGCTGGCGATCGCGCGCCGGGCGGTCGCGGGCGAGGTGGAGACGGCCGGGATCCACCACGGGAGTCTCGACGTGGTCGCCAACCAGGTCGTCGGGATCGTGATGGACCGCGAGGACGGCGTCGACGCGCGGGCGGCCTACGAGTTGGTGACGGACGCGTACCCGTTCCGCGAGCTCGCGCCCGCGCAGTTCCGCGAGGTGGTGCGGGAACTCGACGGCAACCGGGTGGTGTGGCTCGACGAGGAGCGCGACCGGATCGAGACGAGCGGCGGGACGTGGCAGTACTTCTACCGCAACCTCTCGATGATCCCCGACGAGGAGACGTACGAGGTGTACGACATCTCCGCGCGGCGGCAGGTCGGCACCCTCGACGAGCGGTTCGTCGTCAACTTCGCGGAGCCGGGCGAGGCGTTCATCCAGCGCGGGGAGATGTGGCGGATCAACGACGTGGACGACGAGGAGGCGCGGGTCAACGTCGCGCCCATCGAGGACCCGGCCGGCGAGGTCCCGTCGTGGACCGGCCAGGAGATCCCGGTGCCTGCCGGCGTCGCCAACGAGGTGGGGGAGATGCGCTCGGTCGCGGCCCCGCAGTTCGAGCGCGGGGCCGCGACGGAGACGGTCGCACGGGAGTTCACCGCGCGGTACCCGACGGACGAACACACCGCCGCGGTCGGCCTCGAACAGATCCAGCGCCACGCCGCGGCGGGTGCTCCGGTGCCGACGGCGAACAGACTCGTCGTCGAGGGGCGTGGTCGCGAAATCGTGGTGAACAGTCCGTACGGCCACGAGGTGAACCGCACACTCGGCCGACTGCTCTCGGCACTGATCGGGCAGCGCACCGGCTCTTCCGTGGGGATGGAGGCGGACCCGTACCGCGTGGAGTTGGAGGTGCCCTCCCGGACGGACCCGGGGACGGTGATCGAGATTCTCGAAGAGACGGACCCGAACCACGTCGAGGGGTTGTTGGAGTTGGCGCTGAAGAACTCGGACACGCTGAAGTTCACCCTCGCACACGTCGCCGCGAAGTTCGGCGCGCTCAAGCGCTACGACGCGGACAGACGCTTCGGCGGCGACCGACTGCTGGCGGCGCTGGAGGACACGCCGGTGTTCGACGAGGCGGTCCGGGAGGTGTTCCACACGGAGTTGGCGACCGCGGAGACGGCCGCGTTGCTCGAACGGATCCAGTCCGGGGACGTGGACGTGGCCGCGGCCAGAGACCACACACCGATCGGCACCGGCGGACGCTCCTCTGGGCGGGAGTTGCTCGTGCCGGAGAACGCGGACGCCTCGGTGATCGAGACGCTGAAAGACAGGGTGTTGTCGGATCGGGTGATCCTCTTGTGTGTCCACTGTACGGAGTGGCGCAGCGAGCGGACGGTCGGGAGCGTGAGCGACGAGCCGACCTGTCCGGCGTGTGGGTCCACGCGGATCGCGGCGTTGAACCCCTGGGACGACGAGACCGTCGCCGCCGTGCGGGCCGACGAGAAAGACGACGAGCAACACCGGCGCACCCAGCGTGCTCACCGCGCGGCGAACCTCGTGCAGGCGCACGGCCAGCAGGCGGTGATCGCGCTCGCCGCTCGCGGCGTCGGCCCGACGAACGCCGCCCGCGTGATCGGGAAGCTCCGCGAGGACGAAGACGAGTTCTACCGCGACCTGCTGGAGCAAGAACGGCAGTACGCCCGTACCCAGCAGTTCTGGTGA